GGACGCGAAATTTCACGACTTTTGCGCCGAAAatacggtctcgacacgacaaattatCGTTAGAAGCAataaggtgtgcgcctttaaagattactgtagtttcaaactttttggaattttttaatcgatttttttttaaaaaatgttttcccgaTTTGTAAACATTCAAGTGTTTGAgtcatttgaatattttttaatcgaaataattttttttttagagttttttcgattaaaacaTTACACAACCACTTGAATGTTTACAAATCgggaaaacatttatttaaaaaaaatcgataaaaaaattccgcaaagtttgaaactaccgtaatctttaaaggcgcacaccttatTGCTTCCAACGataatttgtcgtgtcgagaccgtatTTTCGACGAAAACATCGTAAAATTTCACGTCCGGGTGATATAATTCGAAATTAATTGAGTGATGATgacttttggattttttttctcaaaaaaattcagtcttGAATCAAATgcttccgattttttttccgttttgagCGGTTTTTCTGTGCTCCTttaagctacagtaaccttcaCGCACTTTTAAAAGTGCGTGGGTGGGGGTATGGTatcatttcgaaatttgtcaCCCACGTGGTGTCCGAGTGTCTCATTTCAGCTTGATCTGCGTAGATCTACAataatgcgggagaagagacgcagagttctcaactgatttcgtatggttaagaacgtgctgacgtcacatatttttaggcaaaaaacacccgcatttttgtagatcaaaccgtaatgggaccgcctggcaccacgtggtcACCGCGTAGGAGCTAACAAACTTGATGACAATTTTATATTAGAAACCTAACAAATCATATGTCAAGTTTCTCataaaattctcgaaattctCTCTCCCGACTAATTTGATAAAACCATCTGTCGTTTTCGTCTCCGTCACACacttcctctctctctcttctcaTTTCGTAATAATACATACAGTTTTTGgtcgttttttctcattttcttctttgatttttctcgaGTTTTTTGAGCCATCCAAATTATGATGAAACAAGTTGAGGAGAGTAcaggtgtgtgtgtgtgtgttcaGAGCAAACTGAGCAAACAAAGCCCGCTACTACTACCTCTCTCAggtgcttcttctttttctcgtcAAACATAGCAACTCTTTTGCCATTGGGGGGCTCCTTTGCGTGTGAaatgggaatatttttccatatttccgTTGCttgttttatgttttatcATCTCATTTCATTTTGGAGCTCTACTTTTGGCTCCAAATGGCTCCACTGGGCTCCGAAAGAATTTCCGCGTGAAATTTGGtgtcaaatttccaatttcacgTTAGGAAGAAGCCAGACATTTCTATATATATTCTCTGCCAATATGTGTGTGCTTCTCTTGCCCGTTTTACTCTAAAACGAGACGAGAACATGCGAGATTTCCTGACACAAAATCAGATAGAAAAGTGcgttcttctttcttttttctctctgtttttctttgtttcagcGAGCTGTGATGCTCACAAATCGTTAACtttgcttttcttttttttttggaattttttttccggcaaaaaaataagaagataGCAGTTAACTTgtaaaactctttaaaaatttcttcgaaatccaaattttttccgaaaaaaaaacggattttgcGGCACTTTGTCGGTTTGccccgatttgccagaaatattcaattctgGTAAatagccggaaatttttgccgaatttcttaacgacggaaacacttaaaattgtgcctttttgaaaattgaaatttccaacaaaaaaaaatgtgcaaacccacaatttgccgaaaattttcggcaattgccgtttttccggaaaattccgattttccggaaattttcaattccgggaatttgccaatttgctggaaatttcaattccgctaatttgccgatttgccggaaatttcaattccgctaatttgccgatttgctggaaatttcaattccgctaatttgccgatttgccggaaatttcgattccggcaatttgccgatttgccggaaatttcaaatccggcaatttggcgattcgccggaaatctcaattccggcaatttgccgatttgctggaaaatttcaattccgacaatttttataattttgccgaaaatttcaattccggcaatttgccaatttgctggaaaatttcaattccgctaatttgtcgatttgccggaaatttcgattctggcaatttgccgatttgccggaaatttcaaatccggcaatttggcgattttccggaaatttcaattccggcaatttgccgattttccggaaaatttcaattccagcaatttgcatATTTGTGCCGGAagtttcaaatccggcaacttgccgatttgacgaaaatttcaattctggcaattttccgatttgccggaaattccaattccggcaatttgctgacttgccggaaatttcaattccgacaatttgccgatttgccggaaaattcaattccggcaatttgcatatttttgccgaaaacttcagttccggcaatttttcgatttgccgaaaaatcgtttgaatCCACGGGTTCGCCGCCAAacacctaacgagacccatggttcaagggcggagcgttttcaattggccgtggagcgcgttttcacGTCGATGCGTCGAGAAAACTCTCCTTTTTCATAGTGATCGAATTTTGTCGATTAGTATCAAAGCTTgcatcaattcaaaaatgttgagtcatttttgagcttttttcgATGCACTGAGAACTTTTCAGAGATCGAATTGTCAAAACTCGCCAATTTTCCCActagtggccgagttttcctttttccaaGGCCACCTACCATACTTTAATCTCTCTCACGATTAAGTACACAGGCTTCCAGAGTTACTTtctaaatcaataaatatgaCTCACAATCAGTCAtaatatcgagaaaaaaaaacgtctggCTCCCTCCAATCttcctctctttttctctaattctccTCACACTTCATTCCTTTTTTCACTGATATACATAccgtgggggggggggggacacCGCCCTGTCAtaagtgagaaaaaatgtcTTTATGATAGTAGGAGAACGAGGTATAGAAGGTCAAGGCGCTATCAGAAAATTGTCTGATTGCCTCCGTCTCTGCTTCCACTGTTCCTTCTCTAAGTttctttgccaatttttcgctttttttttgccttttttccaCCTCTTTTTCTTTGCAGAAATGGGTAAGGACTACAATTATGGTGGTGGATATCGCCCATATGGGTATTCCCCAGCTCCGGCTGCACCATCCATGGAGATCACAATTAATCAGGTAGGTTCTGGAGCCTCAGGcggtcccattacggtttgatctacaaaaaatgcgcgaatttttgtttcccaacaaaatgtgacgtcagcacgttcttaacggAGGAATAACGGTTCgaacgattttgaacgtatagactcaaaatgagctcaaataaacgaatttcgtaatgaaacagctcaaaaatttttcaaaaattttttatggtggttcaaaattttgaaaaaattttgaaccgctataaaaaatttttgaaaaatttttgagcagtttcattacgaaattcgtttatttgagctcattttgagtctatacgttcaaaatcgttcGAACCGTTAGTCTCCCTTTAATCATGCGatatcagttgagaactctgctcccgcattttttgtagatctacgtagatcaagccgaaatgacaACACTCTGAACCAAGCTTAATTCCGTCTTCAGAACCAATCATCTGCCTCACTACCAGCTCGCTATGGGAATAGCTCTTCGGGATCGTCTCTGCCACGTCGGTGTGCTCCACCATCAgctccaccaccgccaccaccagAGTACTGTGTGCCCGATCAGCCGGGATTCAATCCGATGTGGTTTGATCGGTTCCCGAGACGTGAGAATCGGGGAATGTTCCGATTGTGTCTGGTCGAGCTGATGTTGGCtggtgggttttttttttgcttgacgGCCGTCTAGAAGttaggtggcctagaaaattagaaagttAGGCCATGGCTGTGGGGCAAAAGGCTTCGAGATCAACTGCTGCAAGCTCCAAGAGCCCAAAAAGTCTAGATTTTGAGCCTATGAGCTTCTGGAGTTTTCCGCAAagtcagtgaaaaatttcagagactTGCTGAAAGCTTCAAGCTTTTTATTAGCTTTTTATAACCATTTTCGGCTATTTTTAgagccaaaaattcaagacTCATAACTCTAGAAGCTTGATCTCATTTCCAAAATGTATAGGTATACCTGTAGGTAGCCTATAGGCACCGAGTTTCAGCAAACTCTGGGCAAAATTCGCATTCTCCATGAGAAAGCAGCTGCAACTTTCATATATACAGCTCTTTTTGGAAAGCTCCGAATTTACAGCTGAACAGAGGCCAAGCTTAGAGTTTCGGGGCTCTTGGAAGCTTGAAGCTTTCTAACTGAGATCTGGAGCTCCTGCAGCTGTAGAAAAAGGCTCGTGTTACAACGAACTGACAGTTAGGCTCCCTGAGCTCTGAAGCTCTAATGCCgtgtggtgtcagagtgtcccatttcggtttgatctacaaaacaaCGCGGGagtagagacgcagagttctaaACAGATTTCACATggttaaaggaggactaacggatcggacgattttgaacatatagacccaaaatgagctgaaatgaacgaatttcgtaatgaaactgctcaaaaatttttcaaaacatttttatggtgattcaaaatcttgaaaaaattacactgattttagctaaaatcacgaatttttcccattttttcgtGTCACATATGtccgaagttgacttttttgaattgtcgtcttttattacatatagtggtagtttatctcatttaatttcgtcgattaaagaacatttaaagccgataggtaaccaaaaattatcgaaattggttacctatcggctttaaatgtactttaatcgacgaaaaagaaatgagataaactaccaatatatgtaaaaaagggcgataattccaaaaaagctaacttcggacagatgtgacacggaaaaatgggcaaaattcgagattttagctaaaatcagtgtaattttttcaaaattttgaaccgccgtaaaaactttttgaaaattttttgagcagtttcattacgaaattcgtttatttgagctcattttgagtctatacgttcaaaatcgtccgaaccttTAGTTCTCctttaagaacgtgctgacgtcacattttttcgggaaaaatatcccgcattttttgtagatcaaaatgtAATGCCGAGcttctaatttgaaaattcacgggtaatcctttttttttcagtggtaATTCTTGGCGGTGGAATCTGGTGTTACCGTGACACCTCCGACTATTGCCCATACTACTCGGCAATCTGGACATCCGCGATCTACATCATCAACGCCATCGTCGGATCAGCGGCCGCCAAGATGGGAGCTCTGAACCTCTATATGGCTCACTTGACACTTTCGCTAGTCTCAGTGATGATGTGCCTTATTAGTGGAGGACTTTCAGCTAGAAACTGGGCTTTGGTGGGAACTTATCATCATCCACGAATCGATAGAGATGAAGCATTCTGCCTTTTGGGTACTCATGACACCAGCAGGTTTGTCTCGGGGGATCAGAGTgcctcatttcggtttgatctacctaAAAATGCGgcggaaaaattcccgcattttttgtagatcaaaccaggaaattccagaaaaaaaaaatgctgcaAATTCCAGAATCTCGTACATATTCTCGCATATGGATAAATATGACTTTGCAAAATGCCTGTGGCAGTTGAAAGTTGGAGTTGCTGTGAATTCTGTGCAATTTGTGATTGCCGCTATTGAGGGTGAGCacattttgaggaaatttcGTTGTGGAAAATAGGAAATATAGATAATTTTCCGAGATTTTACACTAAATTCCAggttttttctgggaaaacccagtttttttcggttttttggcagaaaattatttaaaaaatcatgttttaatacaattttttaatagatttctacattaaactcaaattttttgagcgattttttgtgaaatttgattctaaaattagaaaaaattatggaatttggtggattttagcgaatttttttctgtttttttcgctaa
The nucleotide sequence above comes from Caenorhabditis elegans chromosome III. Encoded proteins:
- the Y66D12A.24 gene encoding MARVEL domain-containing protein (Confirmed by transcript evidence) translates to MGKDYNYGGGYRPYGYSPAPAAPSMEITINQNQSSASLPARYGNSSSGSSLPRRCAPPSAPPPPPPEYCVPDQPGFNPMWFDRFPRRENRGMFRLCLVELMLAVVILGGGIWCYRDTSDYCPYYSAIWTSAIYIINAIVGSAAAKMGALNLYMAHLTLSLVSVMMCLISGGLSARNWALVGTYHHPRIDRDEAFCLLGTHDTSRISYIFSHMDKYDFAKCLWQLKVGVAVNSVQFVIAAIEVFLNILSAILCMKRTCTSCF